The Sediminispirochaeta bajacaliforniensis DSM 16054 genome window below encodes:
- a CDS encoding type I CRISPR-associated protein Cas7, whose protein sequence is MKAEFNRHVGLLVLDVTMSNPNGDPDMESEPRTRELDGLGMISPVSLKRKFRDLVGEESEVFNAAKEKLNLGSSTKNSFRILEERGRDRDEIKSMNKELFQKMFWDARLFGNTFLESLKDSELDAEQKEKKKAGGYNHLINTGAMQIGVGLSVAPIDVVRMTNTNKSGVEADKDRGMAPLAFRVVQHGIYTIPIFVNPSIAQKTGATAEDLELFKFILPYVYQHTASAIRPQISILHAWFAEHKNALGSCPEHLFIKALTPKVKEEIKEKVKNGVSKPSSMEDYYIPSKSDLGDLMNRFNKVEDLMENI, encoded by the coding sequence ATGAAAGCAGAATTTAACAGACATGTAGGATTACTTGTATTAGATGTTACCATGTCCAACCCCAACGGAGATCCGGATATGGAATCGGAACCTAGAACCAGAGAACTGGATGGCTTGGGAATGATCAGCCCTGTTTCCTTGAAAAGAAAATTCCGGGATTTGGTAGGAGAAGAATCTGAGGTTTTTAATGCAGCAAAAGAAAAATTGAATTTAGGATCATCAACCAAGAATTCTTTTAGAATTTTAGAAGAACGTGGTCGTGACCGCGATGAAATAAAAAGTATGAATAAAGAGTTATTTCAGAAAATGTTCTGGGATGCTCGATTGTTTGGTAATACTTTTTTGGAATCGCTAAAAGACTCAGAACTTGATGCAGAACAAAAAGAAAAAAAGAAAGCAGGTGGATATAATCATTTGATTAATACTGGCGCAATGCAAATAGGTGTAGGTCTTTCAGTAGCCCCTATTGATGTCGTTCGAATGACCAATACAAATAAATCTGGAGTTGAGGCAGATAAAGATCGAGGAATGGCTCCTTTAGCTTTTCGGGTTGTTCAGCATGGTATTTATACAATTCCTATTTTCGTGAATCCAAGCATTGCTCAAAAGACGGGAGCAACGGCAGAAGATTTGGAATTATTTAAGTTTATATTACCCTATGTGTATCAGCATACTGCTTCTGCAATTAGACCTCAAATTTCCATTCTGCATGCATGGTTTGCGGAACACAAAAACGCATTGGGATCTTGCCCTGAGCATTTATTTATAAAGGCATTGACTCCTAAAGTTAAAGAAGAAATTAAGGAAAAGGTTAAAAACGGGGTTTCCAAACCATCCTCTATGGAAGATTATTATATTCCGTCAAAAAGTGATTTAGGTGATCTAATGAATCGTTTCAACAAAGTTGAAGATCTGATGGAGAATATTTAG
- a CDS encoding CRISPR-associated helicase/endonuclease Cas3, protein MNYIAHTPPSEKPELQPHLYSSHIKEMVEYGCPLLKYLLSFSEIDGEQKKILLQTFKAALMLHDMGKLDEENQSVLRGERKGRLPVDHLDAGVAIADSMQNELAAWIIRGHHSPGLSSKKSEKYFIRQLTAETGMKLSTTSLRGLRHKRLANGNSLVKEDFLRHFDAIKKTDSNINNYIARQKECCGVWPDVSMRLPESGLTTRLILSCLVDADHGSAGAYSLGTSLQPFVPLNTLWNKRLSALDKYIRSLRKDVTGLEKERNELRELFYQHCYTDELLKSKLAMCSAPVGLGKTTSVMAYLLRKSIENNASRIIVIAPFSNIIDQTVKVLRKAIVLEGEEPEQIVVAHHHKADFSDKDMRQYTVLWRAPIVVTTAVQFFETLASANPTKLRKLQAVVGASIFIDESHACLPAWLLKISWHWLRELSNSWGCNIVFSSGSMVEFWNDRYLIGEEEVQQLPDLFSKNLQKKAMVAETKRVEFREFEDALSLNDIIDKIQDIQLWNGLHKQIRPSCLIIMNTVQSAAVVAYSLASVLNDMGNSLQNKQVLHLSTALAPKDRDIILKEIQRRQEDSEWNQSRWYLIATSCVEAGVDLDFSIGFRERCSVTSFLQVAGRINRHGLRSSGLLYDFSIVPENGLNKHPGFEDASIVFLELWSDIIRPEISLAELSTTAIRKEYSRINEKDKEGSDNIFFEEKKLDFQEVEREYHIIKTDTATVIIDADVVQKLELGIPVSWQNIQESSVQLWSNKIQKWHLHPVARCKNDDIFSWTDTYEYDSSFLGIMGGILKIDKFFKNEGGII, encoded by the coding sequence ATGAATTATATCGCTCATACTCCACCTTCAGAGAAACCAGAATTACAGCCTCATTTGTACTCTTCTCATATCAAAGAGATGGTGGAGTATGGTTGTCCTTTATTAAAGTATCTTCTGTCTTTTTCAGAAATAGATGGAGAACAAAAAAAGATACTGTTACAAACGTTTAAGGCTGCCTTAATGTTACACGATATGGGTAAGCTTGATGAAGAAAATCAATCTGTGTTAAGGGGTGAACGAAAAGGTAGATTACCTGTAGACCATCTCGATGCCGGAGTCGCTATTGCAGATTCTATGCAGAATGAATTGGCAGCATGGATTATCAGAGGTCATCATTCTCCTGGATTATCTAGTAAAAAATCTGAAAAGTATTTTATACGACAACTGACAGCTGAAACAGGAATGAAGCTCTCTACAACCAGTTTGCGTGGGTTGCGGCATAAAAGATTAGCAAATGGCAATTCTCTAGTGAAGGAAGATTTCTTAAGACATTTTGATGCTATAAAAAAAACAGATTCAAATATTAACAACTATATTGCCAGACAAAAAGAATGCTGTGGAGTTTGGCCGGATGTCTCAATGCGACTGCCTGAGAGTGGTCTAACAACTAGGCTGATACTTTCATGTCTGGTTGATGCCGATCATGGCAGCGCAGGAGCATATTCTTTAGGTACCTCGTTGCAGCCTTTTGTACCACTTAATACTTTATGGAATAAACGTTTGTCTGCACTTGATAAATATATCAGATCATTAAGAAAGGACGTTACAGGCTTAGAGAAAGAACGAAATGAATTGCGTGAGTTATTTTATCAACATTGTTACACCGATGAATTACTCAAATCGAAATTAGCTATGTGTTCAGCCCCTGTCGGGTTGGGAAAAACAACATCTGTGATGGCTTATCTGTTAAGAAAATCCATAGAGAATAATGCAAGCAGGATAATTGTTATAGCTCCATTTTCAAACATTATTGATCAAACTGTTAAAGTCCTTCGTAAAGCTATTGTTTTAGAAGGAGAAGAACCTGAACAAATTGTTGTGGCACATCATCATAAAGCAGATTTCAGCGACAAGGATATGCGGCAATATACTGTGCTTTGGCGTGCTCCTATAGTAGTGACCACTGCTGTTCAGTTTTTTGAAACCCTTGCAAGTGCTAATCCTACAAAGTTGAGGAAGTTACAGGCTGTTGTGGGGGCCTCAATCTTTATTGATGAATCACATGCCTGTCTTCCTGCCTGGCTGCTAAAAATAAGCTGGCATTGGCTGCGTGAATTATCGAATAGTTGGGGCTGCAATATTGTTTTTTCTTCCGGATCAATGGTGGAATTCTGGAACGATAGATATCTAATCGGAGAGGAAGAAGTACAGCAGTTGCCTGACCTTTTTTCCAAGAATCTACAAAAGAAGGCAATGGTAGCGGAAACTAAAAGGGTCGAATTTAGAGAATTTGAAGATGCGTTATCGCTAAATGACATTATTGATAAAATTCAGGATATACAGTTATGGAATGGGCTTCATAAGCAGATAAGACCATCATGTTTGATAATTATGAATACGGTACAATCAGCCGCTGTAGTTGCCTATAGTTTAGCGTCTGTTTTAAACGATATGGGCAATTCTTTACAAAATAAGCAAGTTCTTCATCTTAGTACAGCCCTTGCTCCTAAAGACAGAGATATTATCTTAAAAGAAATCCAGAGAAGACAGGAAGATAGCGAATGGAATCAAAGTCGTTGGTATCTGATCGCAACAAGTTGTGTGGAAGCAGGAGTTGATCTGGATTTTTCAATTGGATTTCGTGAAAGATGTTCTGTAACAAGTTTTCTGCAAGTGGCAGGAAGGATAAACCGGCATGGATTACGTTCAAGTGGATTACTTTATGACTTTAGTATTGTACCTGAGAATGGTTTAAATAAACATCCTGGTTTTGAAGACGCAAGTATTGTGTTCTTGGAATTATGGAGTGATATAATTCGACCAGAAATATCATTAGCAGAATTATCGACAACGGCTATTCGAAAGGAATATTCTAGAATTAATGAAAAAGATAAAGAAGGATCTGATAATATTTTTTTTGAAGAGAAAAAGCTTGATTTTCAGGAAGTAGAAAGGGAATATCATATTATTAAAACGGATACCGCAACTGTAATTATAGATGCAGATGTAGTTCAAAAACTGGAATTAGGAATACCAGTTAGTTGGCAAAACATACAGGAAAGCTCTGTTCAATTATGGTCGAATAAAATTCAAAAGTGGCATTTACATCCGGTAGCACGTTGTAAAAATGATGATATATTTTCATGGACGGATACATATGAATATGATTCATCCTTTCTTGGGATTATGGGTGGAATTCTTAAAATAGATAAATTTTTTAAGAATGAAGGTGGCATCATCTGA